In Nostoc sp. GT001, a genomic segment contains:
- a CDS encoding ATP-binding cassette domain-containing protein, which produces MSTQPVIQIKNINHYYGKGQLRKQILFDISLKIYPGEIVIMSGPSGSGKTTLLTLIGGLRSVQEGSLQVLGHELSGVNNRLLENVRKQIGFIFQAHNLLGSLTANQNVQMSLVLNDAIAMEEAQERSQAILEQVGLQKRIHSYPHQLSGGQKQRVAIARALVNRPQLILADEPTAALDKASGRDVVELMQKLAKQQNCTILLVTHDNRILDIADRIVHLEDGRLASPTEQAILDIESTTTSLVKAKKEELSRTLEELTIPQFLSLLQKLKEEFEQVLQAMNILSEQMLKANIEEVIRALAWKIAQIMGADRATIFVVDREKNQLWSKVSRSENEEAVEIFLPMNASISGYVATTGESVNITDVQQNPQFYREIDRATGYHTCNILCLPMFNSKNQVFAVVVLTNKLGDSPFDANDERLLRELTAPLSVILEGTLSVLQQ; this is translated from the coding sequence ATGTCTACCCAACCAGTTATTCAAATCAAAAACATCAATCATTACTATGGAAAGGGTCAATTACGCAAACAAATATTATTTGATATTTCTTTGAAGATTTATCCTGGAGAAATTGTGATTATGTCCGGCCCCTCCGGGTCTGGGAAGACAACACTGCTGACTTTAATTGGGGGATTGCGTTCTGTTCAGGAAGGTAGCCTTCAAGTATTAGGACACGAGTTAAGCGGGGTGAATAATCGGTTATTGGAAAATGTCCGCAAGCAGATCGGGTTCATTTTTCAAGCTCATAATTTGTTAGGTTCCCTAACCGCAAACCAAAATGTCCAAATGTCTTTGGTGTTGAATGATGCGATCGCAATGGAAGAAGCGCAAGAGCGATCGCAAGCAATATTAGAGCAAGTGGGGCTTCAAAAGCGGATTCATTCTTATCCACACCAGTTATCAGGCGGACAAAAACAACGAGTAGCGATCGCGCGGGCTTTGGTAAACCGACCCCAACTGATTTTGGCAGATGAACCAACAGCAGCGCTAGACAAAGCCAGCGGTCGAGATGTGGTGGAACTAATGCAAAAACTGGCAAAGCAGCAAAATTGTACGATTTTGCTCGTAACCCATGACAACCGGATTTTAGATATTGCCGATCGCATCGTTCATTTAGAAGATGGTCGTTTAGCCTCACCTACAGAACAAGCAATTCTAGACATTGAGAGTACAACGACCTCATTAGTTAAAGCGAAGAAAGAGGAATTGAGCCGCACGCTCGAAGAATTAACAATCCCTCAGTTTTTGAGTTTGCTTCAGAAGCTCAAAGAAGAATTTGAACAAGTTTTGCAAGCAATGAATATTCTCAGCGAGCAAATGCTAAAAGCAAATATTGAGGAAGTGATTAGGGCTTTAGCCTGGAAAATTGCCCAAATTATGGGTGCGGATCGAGCAACTATCTTTGTGGTCGATCGGGAAAAAAACCAGCTTTGGTCTAAGGTTTCCCGGAGTGAAAATGAAGAAGCGGTAGAAATTTTCCTGCCGATGAATGCTAGTATTAGTGGTTATGTTGCCACCACTGGTGAGAGTGTAAATATAACTGATGTTCAGCAAAATCCTCAGTTCTATAGAGAAATTGATCGAGCAACTGGATATCATACTTGTAATATCCTTTGCTTACCTATGTTTAATAGCAAAAACCAAGTGTTTGCAGTGGTTGTGTTGACTAATAAACTAGGAGATAGCCCCTTTGATGCCAAT
- the devC gene encoding ABC transporter permease DevC translates to MFSSKKVRVALFKFSLAWRNLLQQRSQFFTALAAIAFAVFLMFSQLGFQNAMLNSNVAFIQAFNADLIMLSQRRYVTVIDETFNRSRLYQVRQFEGVAAAYPLYITLGSWRRYGTAEERSIRVFGFNLDDPVFLLPEIQAAEFALQMPNTLLADSRSRKDYGSMQPGVTTELSGVQVKVIGTFELGADFVTDGNLIVSDLNFLRIFATRPSGIDSKFRSSLNDVDIGLIKVTPGTNSDRLEKFLNQSLPSDIVVYTKQHFIAKELDYWTQSSGIGAIFGLGTIIGFVVGIVVVYNIIYSNVADNLPQYGTLKAIGHSNFYLVGIVFLQSIILSFFGFFPGFCLSFVFYQLISTATGLQLEMNFHVISFVLCLTVLMCVVSGLIATRKLQKIDPADIY, encoded by the coding sequence ATGTTTTCTAGCAAAAAGGTTCGAGTTGCCCTCTTTAAGTTTTCCCTGGCCTGGCGCAATCTGCTCCAGCAACGATCGCAGTTTTTCACAGCATTAGCTGCGATCGCATTTGCGGTTTTTCTCATGTTTTCCCAACTTGGATTTCAGAATGCAATGTTGAATAGTAACGTTGCGTTTATTCAGGCATTCAATGCTGATTTAATCATGCTCAGTCAGCGGCGCTATGTTACCGTTATTGACGAAACTTTTAATCGAAGTCGATTATATCAAGTTAGACAATTTGAAGGCGTTGCAGCAGCTTATCCACTTTATATCACTCTCGGTAGCTGGAGACGTTATGGAACTGCTGAGGAAAGGTCTATCCGAGTGTTTGGATTTAATCTAGACGATCCTGTTTTTCTCTTACCTGAGATTCAAGCGGCTGAATTTGCCCTCCAAATGCCCAACACTCTATTGGCCGATAGCAGGTCTCGCAAAGATTATGGTTCTATGCAACCGGGTGTGACAACTGAGCTTTCTGGTGTCCAAGTCAAAGTAATTGGAACCTTTGAACTGGGTGCTGACTTTGTAACTGATGGTAATTTAATTGTTAGCGATCTTAATTTTCTGAGAATCTTTGCAACTAGACCTTCTGGAATTGATTCCAAGTTTCGTTCATCGCTCAACGACGTTGATATTGGTCTAATCAAAGTGACTCCAGGAACGAATAGCGATCGCCTAGAAAAGTTTTTAAATCAATCTTTACCATCTGATATAGTTGTTTACACGAAACAACATTTTATTGCCAAAGAACTAGATTATTGGACGCAATCATCTGGAATTGGGGCTATTTTTGGACTAGGAACAATCATCGGTTTTGTGGTTGGTATTGTCGTAGTTTACAACATTATCTATAGTAATGTTGCAGATAATCTACCTCAATATGGCACTTTGAAAGCCATTGGCCATTCTAATTTTTATCTTGTCGGTATTGTTTTTCTCCAATCTATCATTCTTTCATTTTTTGGTTTTTTTCCGGGTTTTTGCTTAAGCTTTGTTTTTTATCAGTTAATTTCTACGGCTACAGGGCTGCAATTAGAGATGAATTTTCACGTTATCAGCTTTGTGCTATGTTTAACGGTTTTAATGTGTGTTGTTTCTGGACTGATAGCAACCAGAAAGCTGCAAAAGATAGATCCGGCTGATATTTATTAA
- the devC gene encoding ABC transporter permease DevC, whose product MTNRQHRKHWKGPPLAWQNLIQSKARLGAGVSAISFAVSLVFMQLGLFSGVMKGATLLYDSLNFDIVLISSKSPESTYVPPFSRRYLYQAGGTNGVAAARPLYLAFRSWRNVETKRIRALLLLGFNYRDPVLRVPEVYQSLPALQRQDTLLMNSLSRSEFGPREVGLKTELNRQEVEIVGLFSLNNTIRADGTAIVSDQNFIRLNPGRSLDDVSLGLITVEPGVKVDEVVQNLRQIMPATIKVFSRQEAMSRDREYWVKSTSLGYIIGVAVIMAFLVATVIVYQVLSSDVNERLHEYATLKAIGYTNLRLLSVVIQEALVLATLGFIPGCLLALGMYHAIFIATRLPVAMTVSRMLFVFVLTIVTCSASGFVVARKVLVADPADVF is encoded by the coding sequence GTGACTAACCGTCAGCACCGCAAACACTGGAAAGGACCCCCATTGGCATGGCAAAACTTAATTCAGAGTAAAGCTCGCTTAGGCGCGGGAGTATCAGCCATCAGCTTTGCGGTTTCCTTAGTATTTATGCAACTTGGACTCTTTAGCGGAGTGATGAAGGGAGCGACGCTCCTCTATGACAGCCTCAATTTTGACATTGTATTGATTTCATCCAAGTCGCCGGAGTCCACCTATGTTCCACCCTTTTCCCGACGTTATTTATATCAGGCAGGAGGGACGAATGGCGTTGCTGCTGCCAGACCACTTTACCTCGCGTTTCGCTCGTGGCGTAATGTAGAAACAAAGCGAATACGAGCGCTTTTGCTTTTGGGGTTTAATTACCGAGATCCTGTGTTGCGCGTGCCAGAAGTTTATCAGTCTTTACCAGCCCTACAACGTCAAGATACCTTGTTAATGAATAGCCTCTCACGCTCTGAATTTGGCCCGAGAGAAGTGGGTCTGAAAACTGAACTGAACAGGCAAGAAGTTGAGATTGTAGGGCTGTTTAGCTTAAATAATACTATCCGTGCTGATGGCACTGCAATTGTTAGCGATCAAAATTTTATTCGTTTGAATCCGGGGCGATCGCTAGATGATGTAAGTCTGGGGTTGATTACAGTTGAGCCTGGTGTAAAGGTTGATGAAGTGGTGCAAAACTTACGCCAAATCATGCCAGCAACGATTAAAGTATTCAGTCGTCAAGAAGCGATGTCTAGAGATCGGGAATATTGGGTTAAGTCTACTTCGCTCGGTTATATCATTGGTGTTGCTGTGATCATGGCTTTTCTAGTTGCGACTGTGATTGTGTATCAAGTCCTGAGTTCTGATGTCAATGAACGCTTGCATGAGTATGCAACCTTAAAAGCCATTGGATATACTAATTTGCGTTTGTTGTCGGTCGTTATCCAGGAAGCGCTTGTGCTGGCGACGCTGGGGTTTATTCCTGGTTGCCTTCTGGCTTTGGGGATGTACCATGCCATTTTTATTGCCACAAGACTACCAGTCGCCATGACTGTTAGTCGGATGTTATTCGTGTTTGTTCTGACGATTGTGACATGTAGTGCGTCTGGATTTGTTGTTGCTCGCAAAGTTTTAGTTGCAGATCCCGCCGATGTTTTCTAG